Sequence from the Rutidosis leptorrhynchoides isolate AG116_Rl617_1_P2 chromosome 3, CSIRO_AGI_Rlap_v1, whole genome shotgun sequence genome:
GTCGTAATATGCAGGTAGCAAACAGACTATCTAGAGTTCAATGGATGATTCGAGGGCTCGATTTGAAGAACTTCATCGTGTTATTCATTGTACTCCCATTATCAGTTTTCGGTATCTATTTTCATGGACAAAAGGTAACTTACTTTCTTCGCCCGTTATGGCAGTCGCCACCGAAACCTTTTATTCGTTTACCTCACTATTATAACGCAAACGTTTCGATGAGTTCGTTATGCAAACTTCACGGTTGGGAGCTTCGAGATTACCCGAGACGAGTATACGATGCCGTATTGTTTAGTAACGAAGTTGATATGCTTAAAATAAGATGGAAAGAAATGTACCCTTATATTACTCAGTTTGTAATTCTTGAATCGAATTCTACATTTACGAGTATACCTAAACGACTAAACTTTGCACTCAATCGAGATAGGTTTGACTTTGTCGAGTCAAGGTTGACTTATGGAACGGTTGGGGGAAGGTTTAGGAAAGGCGAGAACCCGTTTATAGAAGAGGCGTATCAACGAGTAGCGCTCGATCAGCTACTGAAAATAGCTGGGATCGAAGATGACGATTTGCTGATTATGTCCGATGTTGATGAGATACCAAGTGCTCATACGATCGATTTATTAAGATGGTGTGACGGGCCACCACCGGTTCTTCATTTGAATTTGAAGAACTATTTGTACTCGTTCGAGTTTAATCTTGATCATAAAAGCTGGAGAGCTTCGATTCATCGGTATAAAAAGGGTAAAACGAGATACGTTCATTATCGACAGAGTGATTATCTGTTGGCGGATTCGGGTTGGCATTGTAGTTTTTGTTTCAGGACGATTAGCGATTTCGTGTTCAAGATGAAAGCGTATAGTCATACAGATAGAGTGAGATTTTCTCATTATCTTGACCCGAAAAGGATTCAAACAGTGATTTGTAATGGGGCGAACTTGTACGATATGCTTCCTGAAGAGTACACTTTTCGAGAGCTTATTGGGAAGATGGGACCGATTCCACATTCGTATTCAGGCGTTCATCTGCCTGCATACCTGTTGGAAAATGCTGATAAGTTCAGATATCTTTTGCCCGGAAATTGCATTCGAGAAGACGGTTGACCCGCCCAAATTACTCGTACATATTTCTTTTTGTTTCTCTTTAGTTACTAAAGCTGTTTATTTAGTTAGATTTATATAAAGCTTGATGGTTTTTGGACTTCTGTTTTCTTCGAATTAACAAATTAAATCGGTTTTGGTTGAAAGTCCCTTGACAACTtacaactcatttgacccatttgaccagttACATATTTAGCTAAACGCAACACAAATAGTCACAACTACAAACTACCTGTCACCATCAAACCTTAGCAGATGCAAGTTACAAAACAAATTATACAGAGATTATAGATGTTTAGAGGCCATAAACAGCAAAAACCGAAGTCTCAAGACACTTTATCGTCATTTGCCCAGGTCATTTACTTACTATAGCCGCTCTAACCAGCCAAAAATACTGTCTTGTGAAGTAATGGCAAGTCCTGCATATGATTATCAAGAAAAAAGTTGATTAATGTGAATAAATAGTTCGTACAAAAATGAACAAAAGTTCCTATAAAAATAGATCATTTAGGATCAAATGGATAATTTCGCACAAAATGGATGATTTCAAATGAAAGTATACTCCAAATTTGCTTAAAGTCAATGGCCCGAATCACATAAGCCGATTATTAAAAAGGTTATACCTTATATGCGAATGAGCGTTATTTCACATATAATTATGCAAAATTAAGTGTGTTTCCATCGGCTAAGAGTTGTGTGCAAGTGTTATCAAGGTACAACAACAAAACCGAATCCCACAAAAGTAGAGTATGAGGACGGTACGATGTAGACAATCGTTCCCCTATTCTAAAAATAAAGAGAAGTCAGTGTTATCAAAGTCCTCCATATGtgatttttgtgatgacccggaaatttccgaccaaatttaaactttaatctttatattatttcgacacgataagcaaagtctgtaatgttgagtcttaaaaagtttgaactgtttcatatattcaattgacctttgactgtggctgacaattcacgaataattgtttgtaaacaaatatataagtgtgtatatatatatataaatatatatatataatattatgaaataataaaatacactgtaatcaatttaatttaaatataaataaaatacagaataattaagttgctattagaaatgaatatatatatatatatttgaaatctaAACATAAGTGAGATTATACATTGTaaactataaatattaaatatctaaTACAAGTTATTGTATaacatatataattagtaaatatgattaaATTATAGAATGGTAATACATTAAACTTTATATaactgttatattaatattaacatcattactttcattattattactaatattaataatagtattgatatttgtattactaacattattatttataaatatgaaatactTATATATAATGAGAAGTTGAATAAAAAATAACTTGTCATATCCTTTATGTTACTTGCATTATCATGATATATTATTTTTACCTTgaacattaaaaatcattatttggtTATCCTTAACAATATGATCATTTTTAGTTTATAGttactattataataataattattattaatatgagtgttattaatattaatatcattattataatttctattattattattattagtatcatgctgattaataatattattaatatgcctattattataattattagtatttttgttaatcctaataatattaataatataattaatatttaataattatcactattaatatttaaatttataaagtCAGTTGAAGAATCAGATATGTATCACATTGATATGGTATAGTTATTGATTTATTCTGTCTCTAAAGGTTCCAGCTATGTATAAATCAAACACAAGCAACCAAAATTTGTTCTAAGTCCCTTtctcctttatttttttttaatattatttggGATACCTGATGTACAAATCTGTTGAATAAATTGCTATATGATAATTGATATATTGGTGTTAAAACCGAATCACTTCAACTCCTTTTCATTTTCTCCATCAAATATCAATTAAAACTGCCTCAACAAAATTGAATTACCAAAAGAATTGAAGTACACCCAGACTTTTTACTCTGTTCGTGCTTCGTTCAATCAACATCTCTATCTTCAATTCAActtcaaaaagtaaaaatgcagataTATCAGGAATCCTCCATTTAAACTCTCTGCAAATTATCAGGGTCTAATTTCATCTATAGATCTCTAATTTCAAAGTCAAAGATTATTTCCAAAAAGTCAACCGAATagttcatggtaaaattcgaacttgtctttatgttttaagtttatttgatgatccagaaagtttccAAGGATCATCTAAAACATATTTCATGTAGGAATTATTAGCTAAAACAATCTTAAATTCATAATCAAAATTTGAGTTTATAGTGTTCTTGGTTCAAAATACA
This genomic interval carries:
- the LOC139896279 gene encoding uncharacterized protein codes for the protein MQVANRLSRVQWMIRGLDLKNFIVLFIVLPLSVFGIYFHGQKVTYFLRPLWQSPPKPFIRLPHYYNANVSMSSLCKLHGWELRDYPRRVYDAVLFSNEVDMLKIRWKEMYPYITQFVILESNSTFTSIPKRLNFALNRDRFDFVESRLTYGTVGGRFRKGENPFIEEAYQRVALDQLLKIAGIEDDDLLIMSDVDEIPSAHTIDLLRWCDGPPPVLHLNLKNYLYSFEFNLDHKSWRASIHRYKKGKTRYVHYRQSDYLLADSGWHCSFCFRTISDFVFKMKAYSHTDRVRFSHYLDPKRIQTVICNGANLYDMLPEEYTFRELIGKMGPIPHSYSGVHLPAYLLENADKFRYLLPGNCIREDG